In one window of Gossypium hirsutum isolate 1008001.06 chromosome A01, Gossypium_hirsutum_v2.1, whole genome shotgun sequence DNA:
- the LOC107947644 gene encoding uncharacterized protein produces the protein MVAKGKDKAKKRKVKPSDYELRTTICGILKEVDFNTVTFTDILKLLVQRFDTDLTPRKLSTKLMIQEELTKLADDEDGEEDGEKDGAQSAGQELEA, from the exons ATGGTTGCAAAGGGAAAGGACAAAGCTAAAAAGAGGAAAGTTAAACCTAGTGATTATGAACTAAGGACTACAATTTGTGGGATTCTTAAGGAAGTTGACTTCAATACG GTGACGTTTACTGACATTCTGAAGCTACTTG TGCAAAGGTTTGATACTGACCTCACCCCGAGGAAGTTATCTACAAAGCTGATGATTCAGGAAGAGCTTACCAAACTAGCAGATGATGAAGATGGAGAAGAGGATGGTGAGAAAGATGGAGCCCAGTCTGCTGGTCAAGAGCTTGAAGCCTGA